Sequence from the Deinococcus sedimenti genome:
GCCGTCCTGAAGGCCCAGCAGCGGCACGAGGCCCTCGTCCACCAGCGCCCAGAGGCCCACGCCGAACGCCGCGCCCTTGACGGGATTACCCCGCCCGGCCAGCGCGCCGTACAGGGCGCCGCTGCCGATGCCCATGCCCCAGTGCACCGCCTCGCTGAGGGCCGCGCGGGTCTGCTTGCCGGGCGCGTGCCCCTCAGTCTTCTCGTACGCGACGCGGCCGATGGCGGCGGTGCTGCTCTCGCCAGGCTGGTGCTGCTGCCCGATCACCGAGATGGAATGCTCGTCTGTCTTCGGTTCCTTCTTCCCGCCCTCCTCGTCCTTGCCTTCCACGAGTGGCGCCACGCGCGTCCAGTACTGCCCCATGGCCAGTGTTCCCACGGCCCCCCCGATCAATCCTGCCAGCACACTCCGGTAAGCACTCATGCCGCCCACCGTACCTACGCGCCGCCCCGCGCGACTGGAAGGCAGCTCTCAGGGTGAAGGAAGGCTGCACGGCCCGTCAGCGGAACATGAACGTGGGACCACCCCGGTCCAGAGGTGGCCCCGCGTGCTCACGTCCGTTCAGAGGATCGGGGTGATGTCCCGCTCGGGCAGCCCGCTGCGGTGCGCGTCACGCAGGGCCGCCAGCGCCCGGCCGCGGTGGCTGATGGCGCGCTTCTCGGCGACGGTCAGTTCGGCCAGGGTGCGGGTGTCGCCGTCCGGGACGAACAGCGGGTCGTACCCGAAGCCGTTCGCGCCGCGCGGGCCTTCCAGCAGCGTGCCGTGCAGTTCGCCCCGGTACGTTTCCAGGTGCCCGTCCGGGTAGGCGAGGATCACGACGGACACGAACTTCGCGCGGCGGTTCTTCTCCCCGCGCAGTTTCTCCAGCAGGTACACGTTGCGTTCCACGTCGCTGTCGCGGTTTCCGTACCGGGCGGAGTACACGCCGGGTTCGCCCTGCAGGGCCTCGACCTCGATGCCGCTGTCGTCGGCCAGCGCGGGCCGCCCGGTGATCAGCGCGGCGGCGCAGGCTTTCAGCGCGGCGTTCTCCTCGTAGGTCGCGCCGGTCTCCTCGGGCAGCGGCACGTTCCCCAGCGGACCGAGGGCCCAGCCGGTGCCCTGCAGGGCCTCCTCGATCTCCCGGATCTTGCCGGTGTTGCTGGTCGCCACCACTACGTTCATGCCCGCTTCAGTCGTCACGCCCCGCAGTTTATTGGATCGGGTTCAGCAACCGGATGAAATCCCGGTCAGCTGACCACCCCCACCGACGGGTGGGTTCACCGTCAGGCCCCCGGCCCGACATTCAGTGCGCCGCCGCGACCGCCCGCACCACGTCGTCCTGCACGGCCCGCAGGGTCAGGATCGGGGCTGAGTCGGGACCGTTCATGATCACCGCGAACGCCAGCACGTGCCCGCTGCGACCCGTGACGTACCCGGCCAGGGCACTCACGCCGGGCAGCGTGCCGGTCTTGACCCGCACGTCCAGGCCCGCGCCGCGCAGCCGCAGCGCCATCGTCCCGCCGCGCCCATCGTGCTCGGGGACGTCCTCGCCCGTCCCGGCCTGCGGGAGGGCCTCCGCGAAGGCGTTCCCGCGCGCGCGGTACAGCGCCTCCGGCAGTCCCGCCTTCCCGGGCAGCGGCGCGGGCAGGTCGAACTGGGCGCGCAGCACGTCCACCAGCACGCGCGGGCTCAGGCGGTTCTCGCGGCTCAGGCCGCTGCCGTCACGCAGTTCCACGCCACTGAGGTCGGTGCCGATGCGCCGCAGATACGCCCGTTCGCGCGCCAGCGCCCCGCGCAGCGTGCCGCCCGCACCGTGCGCCAGCGTGCCCAGCAGTTCCTCGGCGCGCAGGTTGTCACTGGGCCGCAGCGTGGCCGCCAGCACCCGGAACGGCGACGTGCTCCGCACGCTGGCGATCCCCTGCTCCGGGCGGGCAGAGGCGGGCGTGACCGGGTCCGGCGGCAGCGCGCGGCCCTGTTCGTCCGTCCGGGCGGGCGGCACCCATGCCTGCCACGGGGCCGCGCGGCCCACGCCCTCCCGCGTGACGCGCACACCCGCCGCGCGCAGCTGCACGATCAGCGCCGCGCCCAGCCGCTCCCGCGCCGCCTGCGCCGATGTCGGCGGGTCGTCCCGCCACTCCGCGAGCCGCAGCGCCGTCATGGGCGACCCCAGCGGCAGCGTCCAGGCGGCCGAGTCGAAGCCCAGGTCGTCCACGCGCACCTCGCCCACCTCACGCAGCCCCCGCGCGTACGCCTGCCGCGCCAGCGCCCGCAGGCTGTACCCCCCCGACACCACACTCAGGGTCGGGTCGCCACTGCCGCGCAACGTCACCGCCTTCACCGACGCCCGGCCCACCTGCACCGCCGGAACCGTCAACTCGGCACTCCACCAGCCCCCGGCCCCACCACGCTCGTCCAGCACGCTGGCAGCCGTCACGACCTTCGTGGTGCTCGCCGGGATCAGCGCCCGGTCCGGCGACTGCGCCTCCAGCACCTCGCGCGTGCGCAGGTCCTGCACCAGCAGCGCCACCTCCACACCCTCCGGCACGCCCCGCAACGCCGCCGCCACCCCCTCACCCAGACCCGGCTCGCGCGACAAGTGCAGCGTCACCGACTCGCCCGCAGTGGGCGCGGCCACCTGCGCCGCCCCGGTCAGACCCAGCAGGACGGCAATCAGGAAGGCGCGGCGCATGCGGCCCAGGATAAGGGCAGAACGTGAGGGCGCCCAGCGGCGGCTACTCGCCGGTGCGGGCGCGGCGTTTCTGGTACGCGCCGGTCAGGAGTTCCGCGACGTACTCGCGGGTGAACGGCATGCCGCTGGCCTCGGCGGCGCTGATCTCCTCGTCGCGGTCGTACGTCAGGCGGACGTACGTGGCGCTGTGGGACGGGCCGTGCGGGTCGAATTCCAGCACCAGGTAGCACGGCAGGGTGGAGTCCAGCGGGTTGCCGACGCTGCCGCAGTTGATCAGGGGGCGGCCCTCGACGTCCAGCATCAGCGCCTCGTGCATGTCGGCGTACACGAGGGCGTCCGCGTGGGCGGTCAGGCCGAACTGCGGGTTCGGCGCGAACGCTTCGAGTTGATCGTGCAGGCTGCTGTGCGGGTAGAGGCGGTGGAAGAGGCCGCGGCTGCTGGCGTGCACGAAACGCCACCAGGCGCCGCTGAACTGTTCCTCGATGCCGTACGGGAGGGCGCCGAGGTACGCGAGCCCTTCGGGGCTGAGTTTGCTGCGCGGCCAGAGGTCCTGTGGGCGGTGCGTGGCTCCGGCGACGCGGGCGTCCCAGTTGCCCTGGATGACGCGCGTGGCGTGCGCCTGCGTCCAGTCCAGCACTTCGCGCGGGCGTGGTCCCTTGCCGACCAGGTCGCCCAGCACCCAGATGTCCGTCAGGCCGCGCCGCTGAATGTCTGCGTGGACCGCGAGGGTGGCCGCCAGGTTGGCGTGCAGGTCCGCGAGAATGGCGAGGCGAATCATGCCCCGGAGTCTAGCCCACCCCCGGGGAACGCCCCGCGCAAACCCGTCAGGCCGTGTCCGCCGTGGTCCTCGCAGGGCGGGCGCTGAACGCCGGGGCGGCGCGTGCCCTTACCCCAGTTCGTGGTACTGGCCGCGGAAGTACACCAGGGGGTCGTCGTCGGTGTAGCGGCTGTACTCGACGAAGCCCATGAACAGGGTGTGGTCGCCGGCTTCGATGACGCGGTCCTTGCGGCACACGAGTTGCGCGACGCTGCCGCCGATGAGGGGCAGGCCCTCGTGTTCGAACCAGGGGACCTGATCTTCGGGGCCGGGGCGTCCGGCGAAGTGGTCGCTGAGGTGGCGTTGCGTGGCGGACAGGACGTTCACGCCGAAGTGCGTCACGTCGTCCTGGAGCAGCAGGGCGTGCATGTGGGCGCGCTGGTCGACGCTGACGAGGATCAGGGGGGGCTGGAGGCTGACGGACACGAAGGCGCTGGCGGTCATGCCGCGCCGCTCGTCCCCCTTGGCGGTGATGATGGTCACGCCGCTCGCGAAGCGGCCCAGCGTCTGACGGAATTCCTGCGGGGAGAGGCCAGAGTCGGTCATGCCGGGAGTGTACCCGGCGGGCTGCCCGGACGGTCCGTCTGCGCGGGACGTCCTTGTGCGGTCAGGGTCTGGTGGGCGGCAGGCTGGGGATGAGCTGCACGGCCCGCACGAGCAGGTCCGGCAGGCGCACCACGCCCCGTTCGGGCACGCGGTCGAGCCAGCGCTGTCCGCTGACGCGAATCTCGACCGGGCCGGGGGTCAGGGTGGCGAAGCCGTAGTAGCCCAGCGCGTCGGTCTGCGTCTGCGCGATGGGCTGGCCGCCCCGAAGGACCTGCACGGTCTGCCCGCCGGGCGTGCCCGCGCCGGTGATGCGGCCCAGCAGGCCGCGCGTGGTGGGGGGCGTCTCGGTCCAGGGGCGGGGGGCGTGCAGGGCGGCGCCGGGGGCGGTCAGGGCGGCCTGCACGGCGCCCAGTCCGGCGGGGGTGGTCTGCCGCTGGCCGTACACGTCGGCGGTGGGCGTGCGGTACGAGTACCCGACCCAGCCGAGGCCCGCCTTGACGCTGCGGGCGGCCTGCGCGGCGGTGACCTGCGGGGCGTTGAGGTACATGGCGGTGCCCGACGCGAGGGCCACGCGCTGCCCGTCGGGGCGGGTCTGCACCTGCTGCGCGAACGCGTTCCAGCGGTCGAACCACGCGCCCTGGGGTGGGGCGGCGTCGCGCTTGTAATTCATGAGGACGTTCAGGTCGATCAGGCCGGTCTGCATCCAGGTGGGCCAGTCCTGCATCACGTCGGTGTACGTGCGGGTCTGGCGGAACGCGGCGGGGTCGGCGGGCGCGTCGCTGTACGTGATGGTGGCGGCGCTGACCCAGGCGTCGGGGCGCACGGCCTTGACCTCCAGCGTGATGCGCCGCACGAGGTTGGTGATCTGCTCGCGTTTCCACGCCTGCCACGCGGCGTCGGTGGGGGCGGGGGTGTCTCTTTTCCCGGTCTCGGCGCGGTAGCGGGCGAGCGTCTTGGGGTCGTAGCCCCACGCGCCGCCGTCCGGGTAGCGGATGCGGTCGAGCTGAATGCCGTCCACGGGGTAGTTCCGCACGAGGCTCACGGCGGCCTGGGTGACGTACTCGGCGGCGTCGGGAATGGCGGCGTCCAGCCACGCGTCCTTGCCTTCCAGCCAGCTGCCGTCGGGGCGGCGGGCCAGCCAGGAGTTGCGGCCCGCGTCGGGGCCGTGGGCGCGCATCAGGTGGTCGGGGCTGGTGTTGGGAACGGTGGTGTTGGCGATGCCGGTCACGCTGATCCACGCGATGACCCGCATGCCGCGCGCGTGCGCCTGCGCGGTGATGGCGTCCAGCGGGTCGAAGCCGGGGGTCAGGTCGGCGTCGCTGATGGCGGGCACGCTGGCCTTGCGGCACAGGCAGTCGGCGCGGCGGATGGCCTGCACGAACAGGGTGTTCACGCCCAGCCGCGCGGCGTCCTGCACGGTCTGCTTCACCTGCGCGGGGGTCTTCAGGCCGGGGCCGAACGCGTCGATCCACAGGCCGCGCAGGGCCGAGCCGGGCTGGCCCGCTGCGGCCTGAGTTGCTGCGGGCTGAGTTGTTACCGACTGAGCTGCTGCGGGTTGCGCCGTTCCGGGCGGAGTCACCGCGCTGCCCGTGGGCGTGGCGGGGGCCGGGGTCGCCGTCTGGGCGGCAGCGGAAGCGGAAACGCCCAGCAGGAGGGGCAGGAGCAGGGCGCGCAGCGGGGGGCGGGGCATGGGTGCCGGGAGGCTAGCGCACCCCACTCCCGGAAGGGTGAGGGGCGGACAGATTCGGACGCGGTGCGTTGTGCCCGGCAGGCCCGCGCTGTGCGGACATGCGTTCACGCCTCCCTTTTGTGTGCCCCGTACACTTGCGGCATGACTTCTGACGTGCAGGGAACGGCGGACATCGGCGTGATCGGACTGGCCGTGATGGGCGAGAACCTCATCCTGAACATGGAAAGCCGGGGCTTCACGGTCGCGGCGTTCAACCGCACGGTCAGCAAGGTGACGGCCTTCACGCAGGGCCGCGCGCAGGGGAAACGCATCCTGGGCGCCGACAGCCTGGAGAGCTTCGTGGCGCTCCTGAAACCGCCGCGCCGCGTGATGCTGATGGTCAAGGCGGGCGCCGCCGTGGACGAGTTCATCGGGCACCTGACGCCGCTGCTGTCCGAGGGGGACATCATCATCGACGGCGGGAACAGCCACCCGGCGGACTCCACGCGCCGCACCCGCGAACTGGCCGAGAAAGGCCTGCTGTTCATCGGGACCGGCGTCTCCGGCGGGGAGGAGGGCGCCCTGACCGGCCCGAGCATCATGCCCGGCGGGAACGAGCAGGCGTGGGAGGCCGTGAAACCCATCTTCCAGGGCATCGCGGCGCGCGTGGCGGACGGCACGCCCTGCTGCGACTGGGTCGGCCCGGACGGCGCGGGGCACTTCGTGAAGATGGTGCACAACGGCATCGAGTACGCCGACATGCAGATGATCGCCGAGAGCTACCAGCTGCTGCGCGCCGCGGGCCTGACCGCCCCCGAGGCCGGGGAGGTCTTCGCCCGCTGGAACGAGGGCGAACTGGACAGTTACCTGATCGAGATCACGGCCGACATCCTGCGCAAGACCGACGACGAGACCGGGCAGCCGCTGGTGGACGTGATCCTGGACGCCGCCGGGCAGAAGGGCACCGGGAAGTGGACGTCGGTCGCGGCGCTGGACGCCGGGAGTCCCGCCGCGACGATCACCGAGGCGGTGTACGCCCGGGCCATGAGTGCCCTGAAGGCCGAGCGCGTGGCGGCCAGCGCGGTCCTGAGCGGCCCGACCTTCGCCGCCCCCGCCGACCGGGACGCGTTCGTGGAGGGTGTCCGCCGGGCGCTGTACGCCAGCAAGATCGCCGCGTACGCGCAGGGCTTCCAGCTGCTGCACCTGAGCGCGCAGGACGCCGGGTGGACGCTGGACTACGGACGGATCGCGCAGATGTGGCGCGGCGGGTGCATCATCCGCGCGGCGTTCCTGGACCGCATCAAGGACGCGTACGACGCGCAACCCGAGCTGCCGAACCTGCTGGTCGCGCCGTACTTCCGGGACGCGGTCCAGGGCGCGCAGGGCGCGTGGCGTGACACCCTGGCGGCCGCCGTGCGCGGGGGCGTGCCCGTCCCGGCGTTCAGCAGCGCCCTGGCGTACTTCGACGGGTACCGCTCGGCGGTGCTGCCCGCGAACCTCATCCAGGCGCAGCGGGATTACTTCGGGGCGCACACCTACGAACGTACGGACCGGGCGCGCGGGGAGTTCTTCCACACGAACTGGACCGGGCGCGGCGGCGAGACGGCCAGCACGACGTACAACGCCTGACCTGCTGCCTGGAGGCGCACGACTGTGCTGTCGGGGGTTGGCCGGGGGGCGGCGCGTGGGCTAGAGTGGGGGGCTGATACCGGTGCAGGGTCCGGTGGCTTCCAGGGAGGTTGTGCATCATGGCAGAACGAGATATTGACAAGCTGCTGTCAATGACCGACAGCAAGTACCGACTGAGCGTCGTGACCGCCAAGCGTGCGCTGCAGCTGCGCAGCGGCGCGCCGAGCGTGCTGCCGGTCGAGCAGCGCGTCCGCACGCGGAATCTGGTCACGCAGGCGATGCGGGAACTGGCGACCGGGAAACTCACGGTCGGCACGAACATGATCGACGAGCAGCGCTTCCATCAGGATTACGTGCGTCAGCGTCAGGCGCAGCTGCAGGCGCAGCTGAACGCCGAACGCGAACGCGAACGGGATTGATTTCCGTTTGACCCGGAAAGCGCCCCCCTGTGGGGCGTTTTTTCGTGCCGTGCGGCGGGCGGTATGGTGTGGGGGATGCTGAGTGCTTTTGCTGTGCTGCTGTGCGTGACCGCGCTGCTGGCGTACCTGAACGACCGGTTCCTGCATTTTCCGACGACGGTGGGGGTGACGCTGGCGGGGGCGCTGGCGAGCATCCTGCTGATCGCGCTGGACGCGCTGGGCCTGCCGGGCCTGCGGGGGTGGGCGGCGGGGGTGCTGCAGACGCTGGACTTCACGAATTTCGTGTTGAACGGGATTCTCAGTGTGCTGCTGTTCGCGGGGGCGCTGAGTCTGGACGCGCGGCAGATGCTGCGGCAACGGCGGAGCATCCTGCTGCTGGCGTTCCTGAGCACGCTGATCAGCACGGCGCTGATCGGGTTCGCGGCGTACGGGGTGTTCGCGCTGGTGGGGCTGGACGTGCCGCTGATGTGGGCGCTGCTGTTCGGCGCGCTGATCAGCCCGACGGACCCGGTGGCGGTGCTGGACCTGCTGAAGCGGGCGCGGGTGCCGGTGAAGATCGAGACGTTGATCGCCGGGGAGAGCCTGTTCAACGACGGGGTGGGCGTGGTGATCTTCCTGGCGCTGGCGGGCGCGGCGGGCCTGGGTGGGCACGGCGCGGAGGTCAGCGCGGCGGGCGTGGCGGGTCTGTTTGCGCAGGAGGCGCTGGGCGGGCTGGCGTTCGGGGCGCTGCTGGGCGGCCTGGGCTTCGTGCTGCTGCGCGGCGTGAAGGAGCACGCCGTGGAGATCCTGCTGACGCTGGCGCTGGTCGTGGGTGGGTACGTGGCGGCCGCCGCGCTGGGCATCAGCGGCCCGCTGGCGATGGTCGTGGCTGGCCTGGTGATCTCGGCGTACAAGCACACGCTGTTCACGCCGAGCACGCAGGAACTCGTGGAAGGCTTCTGGGAGACCATCGATCAGGTGCTGAACATCCTGCTGTTCGCGTTCATCGGTCTGGACGTGCTCCTGACCGAGACGACCGGCGCGCAGATCCTCGCGAGCGTCATCCTGATCGGCGTGGCCCTCGCCGCCCGCTGGATCAGCGTGGCGCTGCCGTTCGCGCTGGTGCGCGCCCGCGAGGGGTACGGGGCGTACACGGTGCGCCTCCTGACCTGGGGCGGGCTGCGCGGCGGGATCGCCATCAGCCTCGCGCTGGGCCTGCCCGACAGCCCGTACCGCACACACGTCGTGACCGTCACGTACGCCATCGTGCTGTTCACCATCGCCGTGCAGGGCCTCACGATCATGCCCATCGTGCGCCGCGCCGTGGAGGCCAAACCCGACGAGGGTTGATAGTCGAAAGTTGATGGTTGATGGATCGGGGCCATCCCCAGTCCATCAACCATCAACCTTCAACCCTCGACTTATTTCTCGACGAGGTAGGCGGTTTCGATCACGTCGGCGGTGCCCATGCGGCCCGGCTCGATGCGGGTGAGGCGGTCGAGCACGTCCAGACCCTCGACGACCTTGCCGAAGACGGTGTGGCGGCCGTCGAGGTGGGGGGTGTCCACGAAGGTGATGAAGAACTGGCTGCCGTTGGTGTTCGGGCCGCGGTTCGCCATGCTCAGGATGCCCTTGCCGCGGTGGCGGTGGTCGTTGGGTTCGTCCTCGAAGTCGTAGCCGGGACCGCCGGCGCCGGTGCCGGTGGGGTCACCGGCCTGCGCCATGAAGCCGTCGATGACGCGGTGGAACTTGATGCCGTCGTAGTAGTGGTGGCGCAGCAGGTACGCGAAGCTGTTCACGGTGACGGGCGCGTCGTCCGCGAACAGTTCGACGACGATGCGGCCCTTGCTGGTTTCCAGCACGGCGCGGTAGCTCTTGCCGGGCTCAATGCCGTCCCCGAGTTCGGGGGCCGCGCCAAAGCGGGTCTGGCGCTCGGCGCTCAGTTCGGGGGTGACGGTGAAGCCATCCTGCTGGTAGTGGTCACTCATGGGGGGCATTGTACCCCCACCCCCGGATCAGCGTCCGGCCTCGACCAGGATCCCCTCGGCCTCGCTCATGCGGACGATGTTCGCCAGCGTGTGGATGGGGACGTTCAGGTCGGCGAGCTTCTCGCGGCCCGACTCGAACTGCTTTTCCACCACGCAGCCGATCCCGAGCAGCTGCGCGCCGCTGGCGTCGATCATGCTCGCCAGGGCGCGCAGCGTGCCGCCCGACGCGAGGAAGTCGTCGATCACGACCACGCGGTCCCCTGCCCCCAGGAACTCGCTGCTGACGAACAGGTCCACCACGCCGCCCTTGGTGCGGCTGACGGACTGCGCGGTGAAGATGGGTTCTTTCATGGTGACGGGTTTCTTCTTGCGGGCGTACACCATCGGCACGCCCAGCACCATGGCGGTGGCGATGGCGGGCGCGATGCCGCTGACCTCGATGGTTACGATCTTGCTGGGGTTCAGGGGCGCGAAGTGCCGCGCAAAGGTCTCCCCCATCTCGCGCGTCAGGTGCGGGAGGAGCTGGTGGTTGACCAGTCCGTCCACCTTGAGAATGCCGCCGGGGAGAATCTCACCCTGCTGCCGAATGGCGTCCACGAGTGCCTGCATGCCCCGGAGTGTACCCGCCGTCTGGCGGATGCCCGGCGGGTCGCCTACGCGGCATGCTGGGGCGCGTGCCTGCCCTGCCTGACCTGACCCCTGCCGAGCTGTCGGCCTTCGCGCAGCAGTTCAGCCTGGAGGGACCCCTGACGCGCCTGCCCAGTGTGGGCATCGTGAACCGCGTGTACCGCGCCCGCCGCGCCGGGCAGGACGTGGTGCTGCGCGTCCCGATGCCCGGCGACGCGGAGGATGCCCTGACCGAGAGTGTCGCCGTGCCCGCAGCGGTCCGGGCCGGGATTCCGACGCCGGAGCTGCTGGTGTTCGACGATTCCCGCGCGGTGCTGGACGCGCCGGTCAGCGTGTACGCCTTCGCGCCGGGCCGCAGCCTGGACGGCCTGGGCTGGGCGCACGGCGACCCGCGCCTGTCCCGCGCGTGGCGGGAGGCGGGCCGCGCCCTGGCCGCCCTGCACGCGGGGGTGACCGATGCGCCCGACCCGCACGGATATCTGGAATCCATCACGCCGCCCGACCCGGCCCGCACCCGCACGCGCGTCCTGACCGCCGAGCGGCTGAGCACCGCCGAGGCCGACTGGGCCACCGGCCTCACCGCGCGCCTCCTGAGCGAGAATCCGCCGCCCGCGCACCCCGCCTTCCTGCACGACGACCTGCACGCCGGGAACCTGATGGTCACCGGGGACGGCGCGGTCACCGCCCTGATCGACTGGGGGGACGCCGGGTGGGGCGACCCGGCCCTGGACCTCAGTTACTCCGGGCCGCTCGCGGTCCCCGACCTGCTCGCCGGATACCACGAAGCCAGCGGGCACGCCGACGACCCGCTGACCCTGCGGGTGCTGGCCTACACGCTGGATAACGCCACCCGGTACCTCACCCGGCAGCCGGAGGCGCACGAGAACGGCGACCTGTGGTACACCCGCCCCGCCACCGCCCTGATGGGGCTCCTGCGCGTCAGCCCGCGCGTCCCGCAGTGGCAGGAGGCGCTGGGGCGGTGAATCCTGCGTCCCTTACAGCTCGTTGACCTCGGGTCTGAAGCCCACCTGCCGGATGAACTCCAGGTACTCGGGGCCGGTCAGAGCCTCGCGTTTGCCGCTCAGGGCGACGAACATCGCTTCCAGGACGTTCGTGGCAAAGTTGCGGCTGCCCATGCGGGGCGTGGTGGTGATCAGGCGTTTCACGCCGCGCGCCTTCATCCACTCGCGGTCGGCTTCGGTGATGGTCTGCGTGAGGATCGTCTTTCCGCTGAGGTCCTGCGGGGCGTAGCGTTTGGCGTAGTGGGTGTCCCCGGCGATCACGTCCGCCCAGGCGTAGTACTTCGTGCCGCTGCCCTGCACGCTGCTCTCCTGCTTGGCGCCCGTGGGGTAGAACCAGTCCTGCGGCAGCTGCGTGATGACGGGCAGCACGAGCTTGGCGACGCGGCGCAGGGCCGTGATGCTGCGCAAGGGCCGGTCGAGATTCAGGCCGAACACGATGTCCCCGAACACGATGTCCGCGTGATGCTCGGCGAGGGCCTCGGCCATGCCGAAGCGGTCCACGGCGGACACCATCAGGACCTTCTGCGTGCGCCAGTTCAGGACCGGGTCGAGTTGCGCGATGGCGTCGCGTTCCAGGGTGTTCTTCAGGCCCGAGCCGTCCAGGACGGGGGTCTGCACGGCGTTCTTCACGAGGGCGCGGACGTTGCGGAAGGTGTAACGCTTTTCGTCCGCGATGACGTACAGGTCCGCGCCGCCCAGCCCGAACGCGTCGACCTTGCCGTCGAGCGCCTGGAACAGCGCCGCCATCTTCTTCGGGTCGCCGTCGGTCCCGAGGCGTTCGATGATGAACGGCTGGCCCAGCACGGTCACCTCTTCGCGGGCGTTGCGGGCGCTGCTGCCCAGGCTGACGCTCACGACGTGCTTGTGCCCGGCAGGGGCGGGCTGCCAGCCCTGGAGGATGTCGGTCATGAGCGGCATTCTACGGGGCCGGACGTGATGCTCAGTTCAGGGGGACGCGCTGCCCGGTACGCGCGGCGTGCAGCAGCGCGTCCAGAACGCGGGCCTGCGCGACGGCGTCGTCCGGCGTGAAGCGCAGGGGCTCCTGGCCGCGCGCGGCGCGCTGGAGGTGCGCGACCATGCGGGCGTAGCCGTTGCCGGGGCCGAGCTGTTCAGTGCGGGTCTGCCCGCCCACCTCCACGCGCAGGGTGGTGGGGTCGTGCGTGTGGCTGTGGAACACGCCGTCCACGTCCAGCGTGCCGCGCGTGCCGATCACGGTCAGGCGCTGGGTGCTGCCGCCCTCGTCCCAGTCGAACCCGCAGTCAAGGCTCGCCAGGGCGTGCGGGTACTCCAGCGTGCCGCTCAGGCCCAGGTCCACCCCGCCGGGCGTCCAGCGGGCAGCCGCGGTCACGGCGGCGGGTTCGCCCAGCAGCAGCCGGATGAGGTTCACGGGGTACGTGCCGACGTCCAGCAACGCCCCGCCGCCCTGGTCGGCGTTCCAGCGGAAGTCGTCCGGGTTGGTCATGTGGAACCCGAACAGGCCCCGCACGGCGCGGATCTCCCCGAGGTCCTGCGTGGCGATCTCGCGCACGCGGTCCACGTGCGGCTGGAAGCGGTACGCGAACGCTTCGAGGTGCAGCCGCCCCGTGTCGCGCGCGGCGTCCGCGAGGGCCTGTGCCTGCGCGGCGTTCAGCGCGACGGGTTTCTCGGTGAGGGCGTGCTTCCCGGCGCGCAGCGCGGCCTCGCTCCAGGGCAG
This genomic interval carries:
- the rdgB gene encoding RdgB/HAM1 family non-canonical purine NTP pyrophosphatase → MNVVVATSNTGKIREIEEALQGTGWALGPLGNVPLPEETGATYEENAALKACAAALITGRPALADDSGIEVEALQGEPGVYSARYGNRDSDVERNVYLLEKLRGEKNRRAKFVSVVILAYPDGHLETYRGELHGTLLEGPRGANGFGYDPLFVPDGDTRTLAELTVAEKRAISHRGRALAALRDAHRSGLPERDITPIL
- a CDS encoding D-alanyl-D-alanine carboxypeptidase/D-alanyl-D-alanine-endopeptidase; this encodes MRRAFLIAVLLGLTGAAQVAAPTAGESVTLHLSREPGLGEGVAAALRGVPEGVEVALLVQDLRTREVLEAQSPDRALIPASTTKVVTAASVLDERGGAGGWWSAELTVPAVQVGRASVKAVTLRGSGDPTLSVVSGGYSLRALARQAYARGLREVGEVRVDDLGFDSAAWTLPLGSPMTALRLAEWRDDPPTSAQAARERLGAALIVQLRAAGVRVTREGVGRAAPWQAWVPPARTDEQGRALPPDPVTPASARPEQGIASVRSTSPFRVLAATLRPSDNLRAEELLGTLAHGAGGTLRGALARERAYLRRIGTDLSGVELRDGSGLSRENRLSPRVLVDVLRAQFDLPAPLPGKAGLPEALYRARGNAFAEALPQAGTGEDVPEHDGRGGTMALRLRGAGLDVRVKTGTLPGVSALAGYVTGRSGHVLAFAVIMNGPDSAPILTLRAVQDDVVRAVAAAH
- a CDS encoding metallophosphoesterase family protein; amino-acid sequence: MIRLAILADLHANLAATLAVHADIQRRGLTDIWVLGDLVGKGPRPREVLDWTQAHATRVIQGNWDARVAGATHRPQDLWPRSKLSPEGLAYLGALPYGIEEQFSGAWWRFVHASSRGLFHRLYPHSSLHDQLEAFAPNPQFGLTAHADALVYADMHEALMLDVEGRPLINCGSVGNPLDSTLPCYLVLEFDPHGPSHSATYVRLTYDRDEEISAAEASGMPFTREYVAELLTGAYQKRRARTGE
- a CDS encoding flavin reductase family protein, coding for MTDSGLSPQEFRQTLGRFASGVTIITAKGDERRGMTASAFVSVSLQPPLILVSVDQRAHMHALLLQDDVTHFGVNVLSATQRHLSDHFAGRPGPEDQVPWFEHEGLPLIGGSVAQLVCRKDRVIEAGDHTLFMGFVEYSRYTDDDPLVYFRGQYHELG
- a CDS encoding glycoside hydrolase family 10 protein, which produces MPRPPLRALLLPLLLGVSASAAAQTATPAPATPTGSAVTPPGTAQPAAAQSVTTQPAATQAAAGQPGSALRGLWIDAFGPGLKTPAQVKQTVQDAARLGVNTLFVQAIRRADCLCRKASVPAISDADLTPGFDPLDAITAQAHARGMRVIAWISVTGIANTTVPNTSPDHLMRAHGPDAGRNSWLARRPDGSWLEGKDAWLDAAIPDAAEYVTQAAVSLVRNYPVDGIQLDRIRYPDGGAWGYDPKTLARYRAETGKRDTPAPTDAAWQAWKREQITNLVRRITLEVKAVRPDAWVSAATITYSDAPADPAAFRQTRTYTDVMQDWPTWMQTGLIDLNVLMNYKRDAAPPQGAWFDRWNAFAQQVQTRPDGQRVALASGTAMYLNAPQVTAAQAARSVKAGLGWVGYSYRTPTADVYGQRQTTPAGLGAVQAALTAPGAALHAPRPWTETPPTTRGLLGRITGAGTPGGQTVQVLRGGQPIAQTQTDALGYYGFATLTPGPVEIRVSGQRWLDRVPERGVVRLPDLLVRAVQLIPSLPPTRP
- the gnd gene encoding decarboxylating NADP(+)-dependent phosphogluconate dehydrogenase, whose translation is MTSDVQGTADIGVIGLAVMGENLILNMESRGFTVAAFNRTVSKVTAFTQGRAQGKRILGADSLESFVALLKPPRRVMLMVKAGAAVDEFIGHLTPLLSEGDIIIDGGNSHPADSTRRTRELAEKGLLFIGTGVSGGEEGALTGPSIMPGGNEQAWEAVKPIFQGIAARVADGTPCCDWVGPDGAGHFVKMVHNGIEYADMQMIAESYQLLRAAGLTAPEAGEVFARWNEGELDSYLIEITADILRKTDDETGQPLVDVILDAAGQKGTGKWTSVAALDAGSPAATITEAVYARAMSALKAERVAASAVLSGPTFAAPADRDAFVEGVRRALYASKIAAYAQGFQLLHLSAQDAGWTLDYGRIAQMWRGGCIIRAAFLDRIKDAYDAQPELPNLLVAPYFRDAVQGAQGAWRDTLAAAVRGGVPVPAFSSALAYFDGYRSAVLPANLIQAQRDYFGAHTYERTDRARGEFFHTNWTGRGGETASTTYNA
- the rpoZ gene encoding DNA-directed RNA polymerase subunit omega, with the protein product MAERDIDKLLSMTDSKYRLSVVTAKRALQLRSGAPSVLPVEQRVRTRNLVTQAMRELATGKLTVGTNMIDEQRFHQDYVRQRQAQLQAQLNAERERERD